The Archangium primigenium genomic interval GGATCCTCGACGGTGAGCTCCCGCGTGTGCCAGGGCTGCCGGGTCGGGCCCTCCACGGAGGTGCCGAGCTCCCGGGCGCGGGTGGCGATCTCCTCGAGGCCCACCGCGCCCACGCGGATGCCGATGAGCACGCCCACGCCCCGGCGCTCCTTGAGCGTGGCCGCGGCGGGAACGGCGACGAGGTACACCTCGGCCTGCTGCTCCCAGCGCAGGTGGGTGAAGGGGGGATCCGCGTTCAGGCGCTTGAAGCCGAGGGCCTCGTAGAACTTCAACGAGCGCTCGGCGTCGGACACGAGCACCTTCACGAACGACGACAGCAGCTTGTCAGTCTCCATGGCGGGCGTCTGTATCACTCCGGGGTGTCGGCCGTCCCCCAGCGCTCCCGGGCCAGCTCCCGGACGCGGGCGTTCTCGGGCACCCGGCGCAGGAAGCGCGCGTGGAACTCGGGGGAGGGCAGGTCGGAGGCACGGGCCCGCACGCACCGCATGGCCTCGCGCAGGGCGCTCTCTCCCGTGGGGACGTCGCCCCCGGCGAAGCTGGCCTCCGCGAGCGCCAGGTGCATGGCCACCGCGTACACGCCCTCGGTCTTCATCTCCTCCACCTCGCGCACGCCCCGCAGGGCCACCTGCTGGGCCTCGGCGGCCTGGCCCTGGAGGCGCAGGGCGTTGGCGAGCACGGTGCGCGCGTCGATGAGGAAGGTGCGCAGGGGGGCCAGCAGCTCGCAGGCCTGGCGCGCGTGGCGCTCGGCCTCGGCGGCCTGTCCCTGGGCGAACGTCACCTGGGCGAGCACGAGCTGGGTCAGGCCCCGCCGGTAGGGGTCCGCGTCGTCGCCGCCCAGCCACGCGTCCACCTGCGTCCGCGCTTCCCGCCAGTGGGTGGGCTCGGGGCTGCTGGCCAGGGTGCGCAGCAGGTAGTAGCGCACCAGGGCGGCGAAGAGCTGGTTCTCCGCGCTGGGAATGTGGGCGACCGCGCCGCGCAGCCGCTCGAGCGCGCCGCTCAGGTCTCCGAGCGCGGCGAGGGCGAGCCCCGCCTGGGCCCGGCCGACGGTGGCGTGGTGCTCCATGCCCGCCGCGCTGAAGCTCTTGCGTCCCAGCTCGGCGTCCAGGAACACCTGCCAGGGGCGCGGCTCGAAGTAGTGCAGGTACTGGCACTTGAGGTTCATCAGCCAGCCGCACACCACCGCGTCGTGCGCGATGACGTCCGTGCCCACCTGGCTGGCGCGCTTCACGTAACCCTCCGTCCACTCGCGCACGCCCGTCCAGAGGGCGGTGCCCCCGAGCAGGGCGCACGTCTCGACATAGGCGGCGACCGCCTCGGCGCGCGGCTGGGCGTGCAGCAGCAGCTCGCTCACCTTGCTCATCCGCGCCACGTCTCCACTGAAGAGGTAGCCCGTGGCGAGTCCTCCCGCCAGGCGGCACCACAGCGCGC includes:
- a CDS encoding VOC family protein; the protein is METDKLLSSFVKVLVSDAERSLKFYEALGFKRLNADPPFTHLRWEQQAEVYLVAVPAAATLKERRGVGVLIGIRVGAVGLEEIATRARELGTSVEGPTRQPWHTRELTVEDPDGYRLNFIEPA